A region from the Acidiferrobacter sp. SPIII_3 genome encodes:
- a CDS encoding MFS transporter: protein MSDEDAITLGSTAFRRVNIALFGAGLSTFSTLYCVQPLMPAFSHHYAVSPADSALSLSLTTGVLAVAMLFAGTLADRLGRKPVMTASLFLSALLVLATGLAPDWRVLLVMRALLGITLSGVPAVAMAYINEELHVEAVGLGMGLYIGGSAVGGMSGRLLSGVLASLFGWRMALAAIGIGALVAAFAFWRLLPPSRRFVPHYIAWRASLASLGEPFQDKGLRWLFAEGFLLMGIFVTFYDYMGYRLMAAPYHFSEAAVGLLFSVYLVGIFSSSWMGHKAGRLGRRRVFWVALALLLAGVAVSFCTQILLILLGTTMLTFAFFGGHSIASSWVGRRAQAKTPAASLYLFFYYLGSAFVSTGGGILYARWGWNGAGGLICGLAGLGLVIAWHLRTLVPVHTLAPVASARPSAP, encoded by the coding sequence ATGTCTGACGAAGACGCGATAACACTCGGAAGCACCGCCTTCCGGCGCGTGAATATTGCGCTCTTTGGTGCCGGTCTCTCGACCTTCAGTACGCTCTATTGCGTACAGCCCCTCATGCCCGCCTTCTCGCATCACTACGCAGTGAGCCCCGCCGACAGCGCCCTGTCGCTATCGCTCACGACCGGGGTCCTGGCGGTGGCCATGCTCTTTGCCGGCACGCTCGCTGATCGCCTGGGTCGCAAACCCGTCATGACGGCATCCCTGTTTCTGTCCGCGCTGCTCGTGCTCGCAACCGGCCTCGCCCCAGACTGGCGGGTCTTGCTCGTCATGCGGGCGCTGCTTGGGATCACGCTAAGCGGCGTGCCGGCGGTGGCCATGGCCTATATCAACGAAGAACTCCATGTCGAGGCCGTGGGTCTTGGCATGGGACTCTATATCGGTGGTAGCGCGGTCGGCGGGATGTCGGGGCGCCTGCTGTCGGGCGTCCTGGCTAGCCTCTTTGGATGGCGGATGGCGCTTGCCGCGATCGGCATCGGTGCCCTGGTTGCGGCCTTTGCCTTCTGGCGCCTCCTGCCACCCTCGCGGCGCTTCGTGCCCCATTACATCGCTTGGCGCGCATCGCTGGCAAGCCTTGGCGAGCCCTTTCAGGACAAGGGACTGCGGTGGTTATTTGCCGAGGGATTCCTGCTCATGGGGATCTTCGTTACCTTCTATGATTATATGGGCTACCGTCTGATGGCCGCCCCCTACCACTTCAGCGAGGCCGCGGTCGGGCTCCTATTCAGTGTTTATCTGGTCGGTATCTTCAGCTCATCCTGGATGGGCCACAAGGCCGGACGACTCGGCCGACGCCGGGTCTTCTGGGTCGCCTTGGCCTTGTTGCTGGCCGGGGTTGCCGTGAGCTTCTGCACGCAAATCCTGCTCATATTGCTGGGCACGACCATGCTCACCTTTGCCTTCTTCGGCGGCCACTCGATTGCCAGCAGCTGGGTGGGGCGACGCGCGCAAGCCAAGACCCCGGCCGCCTCCCTCTATCTCTTCTTCTACTATCTCGGATCGGCCTTCGTCAGCACCGGTGGCGGAATCCTCTATGCGCGCTGGGGATGGAACGGCGCAGGCGGACTGATCTGCGGGCTCGCGGGCCTTGGGCTTGTCATCGCTTGGCATCTGCGCACACTCGTGCCCGTTCACACCCTCGCGCCGGTCGCGTCCGCCCGGCCATCCGCGCCATGA
- a CDS encoding nucleotidyltransferase family protein, translating into MDDHLPLTLGGFMRVDTQWLEAQKADRLAACRRVSESRIVLVRQHLLPSLRAAFPVRTFWLFGSTARRTAGEDSDLDLLLICEETGERWMDRQARAIRVCQETLLPFACDAVVWTVSEWRHAQASGNGLWAAILADGERL; encoded by the coding sequence ATGGACGATCACCTTCCGCTCACCCTTGGGGGCTTTATGCGAGTCGACACGCAATGGCTTGAGGCCCAGAAGGCCGACCGGCTGGCCGCATGCCGCCGGGTCTCCGAATCCCGGATCGTCCTCGTCCGCCAACACCTCCTGCCATCCCTTAGGGCGGCCTTTCCGGTACGCACTTTTTGGCTGTTCGGGTCAACCGCGCGCCGAACCGCTGGAGAGGATTCGGACCTGGACCTGCTGCTCATCTGTGAAGAGACGGGGGAGCGCTGGATGGACCGGCAAGCCCGCGCGATCCGAGTGTGCCAGGAGACCCTCTTGCCATTTGCCTGTGATGCCGTCGTATGGACCGTGTCGGAATGGCGGCACGCCCAAGCCAGCGGAAATGGACTATGGGCCGCTATCCTTGCGGACGGGGAGCGCCTTTAG
- a CDS encoding HEPN domain-containing protein: MSDEARRERSRQWIEAAYDDLLAAQTLQQAGLYAQSCFFAQQAAEKAMKGFLSIRQSAPHGHSLATLLKNLPPDESLLALEPSRLDRFYIGTRYPDALPEGSDIRSAYTRRDAEDAHTTASGVVDLLSGWARALEVPVRPPPH, encoded by the coding sequence ATGAGCGATGAAGCACGTCGCGAGCGCAGTCGCCAGTGGATCGAAGCAGCCTACGATGACTTGCTGGCCGCCCAGACCCTGCAGCAAGCGGGCTTGTACGCGCAGTCATGCTTTTTCGCACAACAGGCGGCTGAAAAGGCTATGAAGGGTTTTTTGTCGATTCGACAGAGCGCGCCGCATGGACATTCCCTGGCCACCTTACTCAAAAACCTGCCGCCGGATGAATCTCTTCTGGCCCTGGAGCCGTCTCGACTGGATCGCTTCTACATCGGAACGCGCTACCCAGACGCCTTGCCGGAAGGCTCCGATATTCGGAGCGCCTATACCCGCCGGGATGCCGAGGATGCCCACACGACGGCAAGCGGCGTAGTGGACCTCTTGAGCGGCTGGGCACGGGCCCTGGAAGTGCCAGTCCGGCCGCCCCCCCATTGA
- a CDS encoding DoxX family protein, producing MSYKDKGLAVFDLIGRVLLAFIFLFAALGKIEDYEGTRLYMISYGVPGALLPVVIAVELLGSLAIMAGLWTRWAALLLALFSTAAIVIFHQNLATMSNQIITLAEVSFTGGLIILAVNGAGCLSLDALLKRNKA from the coding sequence ATGTCATATAAGGATAAAGGGCTTGCGGTCTTCGATCTCATCGGGCGCGTGCTTCTGGCGTTCATCTTTCTCTTTGCCGCCCTCGGCAAGATCGAGGACTATGAGGGGACACGCCTCTACATGATCTCCTATGGAGTCCCCGGAGCGCTGCTGCCGGTCGTGATCGCAGTCGAACTCCTGGGTAGCCTTGCGATCATGGCCGGCCTGTGGACGCGCTGGGCGGCCTTGTTGCTCGCCCTGTTCTCGACCGCCGCCATCGTCATCTTCCACCAGAACCTCGCGACCATGAGTAATCAGATCATAACGCTCGCGGAGGTGAGCTTCACTGGGGGACTTATCATACTCGCAGTCAACGGGGCCGGCTGTCTCAGCCTGGATGCCCTCTTGAAGCGCAACAAGGCCTGA